A single genomic interval of Panthera tigris isolate Pti1 chromosome E3, P.tigris_Pti1_mat1.1, whole genome shotgun sequence harbors:
- the STX4 gene encoding syntaxin-4 produces MRDRTHELRQGDDSSDDEDKERVALVVHPGTARLGSPDDEFFQKVRTIRQTIVKLENKVRELEKQQVTILATPLPEESMKQDLQNLRDEIKQLGREIRAQLKAIEPQEADENYNSVNTRMKKTQHGVLSQQFVELINKCNLMQSEYREKNVERIRRQLKITNAGMVSDEELEQMLDSGQSEVFVSNILKDTQVTRQALNEISARHSEIQQLERSIRELHEIFTFLATEVEVQGEMINRIEKNILSSADYVERGQEHVKMALENQKKARKKKVLIAICLSVTVLIVAVIIGVSILV; encoded by the exons ATGCGCGACAGGACCCACGAACTGAGGCAG GGGGATGACAGTTCGGACGATGAGGACAAGGAGCGGGTCGCGCTGGTGGTGCATCCGGGCACCGCACGGCTGGGGAGCCCGGACGATGAGTTCTTCCAAAAG GTCCGGACAATTCGACAGACTATTGTCAAGCTGGAGAATAAAGTCCGAGAGTTGGAGAAGCAGCAGGTCACCATCCTGGCCACGCCCCTTCCCGAGGAGA GTATGAAGCAGGACCTGCAGAACCTGCGTGATGAGATCAAACAGCTGGGGAGGGAGATCCGAGCGCAGCTGAAGG CCATAGAGCCCCAGGAAGCTGATGAGAATTATAACTCAGTCAACACAAGGATGAAAAAAACCCAG CATGGGGTCCTGTCCCAGCAATTCGTGGAGCTCATCAACAAGTGCAACTTGATGCAGTCGGAATATCGGGAGAAGAATGTGGAGCGGATTCGGAGGCAGCTGAAGATCA CAAATGCTGGAATGGTGTCTGACGAAGAGCTGGAGCAGATGCTGGACAGTGGGCAGAGTGAGGTGTTTGTATCCAAT ATACTAAAGGACACACAAGTGACTCGACAGGCCCTAAATGAGATCTCAGCCCGGCACAGTGAGATCCAGCAGCTTGAACGCAGTATCCGTGAACTTCATGAGATCTTCACTTTTCTGGCTACTGAAGTGGAGGTGCAG GGGGAGATGATCAACCGGATTGAGAAGAACATCCTGAGCTCAGCAGACTATGTGGAACGGGGGCAGGAGCATGTCAAGATGGCCCTGGAGAACCAGAAGAAGGCACGGAAG AAAAAAGTTTTGATcgccatctgtctgtctgtcactgTCCTCATTGTGGCAGTGATCATTGGTGTCTCCATATTGGTTTGA